The following coding sequences lie in one Glycine max cultivar Williams 82 chromosome 19, Glycine_max_v4.0, whole genome shotgun sequence genomic window:
- the LOC100812884 gene encoding cell division cycle 20.2, cofactor of APC complex-like, with translation MNFDAHYMLTERNKENPVERSPSRDAYKKQLAECLNINRSRIFAFKNKSLALVDLIPHQISLPYQWDNKLANPLRYIPQTRKKTLDASDILNDYYLNLLDWGSDNVLAIALENSVYLWNAANCSTSELFTFDDENGCHIYCWALDGWRFVVGLCNSRNF, from the exons ATGAATTTTGATGCTCACTATATGCTTACTGAGAGGAATAAGGAAAACCCAGTTGAGAGGTCCCCATCTAGAGACGCTTACAAGAAGCAACTTGCAGAATGCTTGAACATTAATCGGTCCAGAATCTTTGCCTTCAAGAACAAGTCACTTGCTTTGGTCGACTTAATCCCTCATCAAATCTCTCTTCCCTACCAATGGGACAATAAACTCGCCAATCCTCTTCGATATATTCCTCAG ACTCGTAAGAAGACTTTGGATGCTTCTGATATTTTGAATGACTATTATCTCAATTTACTGGACTGGGGAAGCGACAATGTTCTTGCAATTGCCCTTGAAAACTCAGTGTACTTGTGGAATGCAGCCAATTGTTCTACTTCAGAACTTTTTACATTTGATGATGAAAATGGTTGTCACATCTATTGTTGGGCTCTTGATGGATGGCGTTTTGTTGTTGGTTTGTGTAACAGccgtaacttttaa